The Dioscorea cayenensis subsp. rotundata cultivar TDr96_F1 chromosome 7, TDr96_F1_v2_PseudoChromosome.rev07_lg8_w22 25.fasta, whole genome shotgun sequence genome includes a region encoding these proteins:
- the LOC120264422 gene encoding uncharacterized protein LOC120264422 has protein sequence MMMNFKNLDEFWAFYVSQHSKAATRRLHFLGTLSGLLCLLSSLYSGRWIILLLAPIIGYSLAWYSHFFIEGNVPTTFGHPFWSFLCDLKMFALMLSGRMDKEIKRLGKRPLL, from the coding sequence ATGATGATGAATTTTAAGAACCTAGACGAGTTCTGGGCTTTCTACGTGAGCCAACACTCGAAAGCCGCCACTCGGCGGCTGCACTTTTTGGGCACTCTATCGGGGTTGTTGTGCCTGTTGAGCTCGCTGTACTCCGGGCGCTGGATCATCCTGCTCCTCGCTCCCATCATTGGCTACTCCCTGGCCTGGTATAGCCACTTCTTCATCGAGGGCAACGTCCCGACTACTTTTGGCCACCCCTTCTGGTCATTCCTTTGCGATCTCAAGATGTTCGCTCTCATGCTTTCGGGCCGGATGGACAAGGAGATCAAGCGCCTTGGCAAGCGCCCTCTTCTCTAG
- the LOC120264548 gene encoding serine/arginine-rich splicing factor SR45a isoform X3, translating into MSYSRRSRYASRSPSPYGDARSGSSSLSRSRSRSPDFSDVENPGNNLYVTGLSSRLTKDELEKHFATEGKVSDVHLVVDPWSRESRGFGFVTMETIEDANRCLKYLDGSVLEGRAITVEKARRRRGRTPTPGRYLGARTFHSRRRSPSDSRCYRSPSYTCERDRSYSPYYRRYRSYSGSRSPYYRRGSVSPVNETSFLLS; encoded by the exons aTGTCTTACTCGAGGAGGTCAAG GTATGCATCACGCTCCCCTTCCCCTTATGGAGATGCTAGATCTGGCTCTAGCTCTTTGTCCAGATCTCGCTCCAG GAGCCCAGATTTCAGTGATGTTGAAAATCCTGGAAATAACTTGTATGTGACAGGGTTGTCTTCTCGCCTTACAAAGGATGAACTAGAGAAGCATTTTGCCACTGAAGGAAAG GTGAGTGATGTACATCTTGTGGTGGATCCATGGTCAAGAGAGTCCCGTGGCTTTGGATTTGTTACCATGGAGACAATTGAAGATGCAAATCGCTGCCTCAAGTATCTTGATGGTTCTGTGCTTGAAGGTCGGGCTATCACTGTCGAAAAG GCTAGGAGGAGACGTGGTCGAACGCCCACTCCAGGCAGATATCTTGGTGCGAGGACCTTCCATT CTCGACGTCGGTCTCCAAGTGATTCGCGCTGTTACAGATCACCAAGCTATACATGTGAGAGAGATAGATCCTACTCCCCGTACTATAGGCGGTACAGGTCATACTCAGGGTCAAGATCACCATACTACAGGCGTGGCAGTGTCTCACCTGTCAATGAGACATCGTTCTTACTCTCGTGA
- the LOC120264546 gene encoding probable anion transporter 3, chloroplastic isoform X2 encodes MAWGVTLWSMATFLTPWAAETSLWALLAMRILLGAAEGVALPSMNNMISRWFPKTERSRAVGIGMAGFHLGSAIGLLISPIIMARAGIFGPFVIFGLFGFLWVLVWLSATSSSPDRHPQISNYELHYIINNRTTPLPQEKEFGKSRVIPPFKKLLSKMPTWALISANAMHSWGYFVMLSWMPIYFNTIFRVDLRQAAWFSALPWAMMAILGYAAGTISDMLIRSGVTVTYTRKVMQSIGFVGPGIALLGLNVAKDPSVASAWLTAAVGLSSFSHSGFLVNLQEIAPNFAGVLHGMSNTAGTLAAIVGTIGAGFFVEKMGSFQGFLVLTSLLYMACALFWNLFATGEQVNFDNEINT; translated from the exons ATGGCATGGGGCGTTACCCTGTGGTCGATGGCCACATTCCTTACTCCTTGGGCTGCGGAGACTTCTTTATGGGCTCTTCTTGCTATGAGAATCCTTCTTGGTGCTGCTGAAGGAGTTGCACTCCCTAGCATGAACAACATGATCTCAAG ATGGTTTCCTAAAACAGAACGATCTAGGGCTGTTGGAATTGGTATGGCTGGATTTCACCTTGGCAGTGCGATTGGACTTTTGATATCACCCATCATCATGGCAAGGGCTGGAATATTTGGACCTTTTGTGATATTTGGGTTATTTGGGTTTCTTTGGGTGCTGGTATGGCTCTCTGCGACATCAAGCAGTCCTGATAGGCATCCACAAATATCCAATTATGAGTTGCACTATATCATCAACAACCGGACGACACCATTGCCTCAGGAAAAAGAATTTGGAAAATCCAGAGTAATCCCTCCTTTTAAGAAATTGCTCTCCAAGATGCCAACATGGGCTTTGATTTCTGCAAATGCTATGCACAGCTGG GGATACTTTGTAATGCTTTCCTGGATGCCTATCTACTTCAACACG ATTTTTCGTGTAGACCTCAGACAAGCTGCATGGTTTAGTGCACTTCCATGGGCTATGATGGCAATTTTAGGGTATGCTGCTGGCACTATATCAGACATGTTAATACGAAGTGGTGTTACGGTTACATATACACGGAAAGTCATGCag TCGATTGGATTTGTTGGCCCTGGGATTGCACTTCTTGGTCTTAATGTAGCTAAGGACCCTTCTGTGGCTTCAGCTTGGCTTACAGCAGCTGTTGGATTAAGTTCTTTTAGCCATTCTGGCTTTTTGGTGAACCTTCAG GAGATAGCACCCAATTTTGCTGGCGTCCTGCATG GAATGTCAAACACTGCTGGAACATTGGCTGCAATAGTTGGAACCATTGGAGCGGGTTTTTTTGTGGAGAAAATGGGTTCCTTTCAGGGTTTCTTAGTGCTCACCTCTCTGTTATATATGGCCTGTGCTCTCTTTTGGAACCTATTCGCCACTGGAGAGCAAGTTAATTTTGATAATGAGATTAATACATGA
- the LOC120264548 gene encoding DNA topoisomerase 1 isoform X1, whose product MRQCKLRSVLCFILSHAIRFLDWYHCLISQFSPFRLGGDVVERPLQADILVRGPSILDVGLQVIRAVTDHQAIHVREIDPTPRTIGGTGHTQGQDHHTTGVAVSHLSMRHRSYSRDSRSYSPVRRHYYRSDSRSISPRVSYSPVRRSRYRSDSRSISPRVQRHSRSVSPGGRNKSYSRSISPRPIRRTSRRSYSRSYSPKPRHSRRMSYSRSYSPRMRRSKRSRSRDASPQRNKSSRRYSRESYSHSRSVGSLSKSVSSSPSRSG is encoded by the exons ATGCGGCAATGCAAACTTCGTTCAGTTCTGTGCTTTATTCTTTCGCATGCGATCAGGTTTTTAGATTGGTATCATTGTCTTATTTCCCAATTTTCTCCTTTCAGGCTAGGAGGAGACGTGGTCGAACGCCCACTCCAGGCAGATATCTTGGTGCGAGGACCTTCCATT CTCGACGTCGGTCTCCAAGTGATTCGCGCTGTTACAGATCACCAAGCTATACATGTGAGAGAGATAGATCCTACTCCCCGTACTATAGGCGGTACAGGTCATACTCAGGGTCAAGATCACCATACTACAGGCGTGGCAGTGTCTCACCTGTCAATGAGACATCGTTCTTACTCTCGTGATTCGAGGTCATACTCCCCTGTGCGCCGGCACTACTACAGGTCGGACTCCCGGAGTATCTCCCCAAGAGTCTCCTACTCCCCTGTCCGCAGGAGCCGCTACAGGTCAGACTCTCGGAGTATCTCCCCAAGAGTCCAGAGACATTCAAGGAGTGTTTCTCCCGGAGGAAGAAATAAGAGCTATTCTCGCAGCATTTCACCAAGGCCAATAAGGAGAACTTCAAGGAGAAGCTATTCCAGGAGTTACTCTCCAAAACCCAGACATTCACGGAGGATGAGCTATTCCAGAAGTTATTCTCCCCGGATGAGGCGATCGAAGAGGAGCAGATCGCGTGATGCTTCACCCCAAAGAAATAAGAGCAGCAGGAGATACTCCCGGGAAAGTTATTCCCATAGTCGCAGCGTGGGTTCTTTGTCCAAGTCTGTCTCAAGTTCTCCCTCAAGGTCTGGCTGA
- the LOC120264356 gene encoding LOW QUALITY PROTEIN: uncharacterized protein LOC120264356 (The sequence of the model RefSeq protein was modified relative to this genomic sequence to represent the inferred CDS: deleted 1 base in 1 codon) — MASGQDSAGTTLMDLITSDPSAVSAGNSSTAPPAPSSTLGKPTTTERKFKMASLMQIQNDTIAAAKALNPVKAIPQRQHRKPVSYAQLARSIHELAATSDQKVSQKQLLHHVFPKLAVYNSVDPSLAPSLLMLHQQCEDRNILRYVYYYLARILSDNDAHGLSPGGGIPTPNWDALADIDAVGGVTRADVVPRIVGQLTSEASNTDVEFHARRLAALKALTSASTSNSEVVTKLYEIVFDILEKVGETKQKRKKGIFGKQGGDKESIVRSNLQYAAISALRRLPLDPGNPAFLHRAIQGISFADPIGVRHGLAIISDIATRDPYSVAMALGKLAQPGGALLDVLHLHDVLARISLARLCHTLSRARSLDERPDIKSQFASILYQLLLDPSDRVCFEAILCILGKFDNSERTEERAAGWIRLTREILKLPEAPSVSSKDNTQSRDALPPKPKSDKPGLKSKRPQPLFKLAMRRLESSFRSFSRPVLHAAARVVQEMGKSRAAAYALGVADIDEGSQLYTYSDNVESMDSDLNDGSQTEASRKALSLSNGPSGKDTIAGLLASLMEVVRTTVACECVYVRAMVIKALIWMQNPHESFEELKDIIACELSDPAWPSTLLNEILLTLHARFKATPDMAVTLLEIARIFATKAPGKIDADVLQLLWKTCLVGAGPDGKHTALEAVTIVLDLPPPQPGSMSGLTSVDRVSASDPKAALALQRLVQAAVWFLGENANYAASEYAWESATPPGTALMMLDADKMVAAASSRNPTLAGALTRLQRCAFSGSWEVRIVAAQALMTIAIRSGEPYRLQIYEFLHALAQGGVQSQFSELQLSNGEDQGASGTGLGSLISPMLKVLDEMYRAQDDLIRDMRNHDNNKQEWTDEELKQLYETHEKLLDLVSLFCFVPRAKYLPLGPTSAKLIDIYRNRHNISASAGLNDPAVATGISDLVYESNATRKEPDSIDPELAMAWAAGLDDGLLGSNAPAMDRVNEFLAGAGTDAPDVDDENITSRPSVTYNDMWAKELLESYEVEEDDARSSGTSSPESTGSVETSISSHFSGVNYPSLFSSRPSGYGISQQPESKSTSRFGSASAFERQGSPVREEPPSYSASVMQRFESFENPLAGFGGQSFSQRDSEESTGNPQFGKALYDFTAGGDDELSLDAGEEVEIDYEVDGWYYVKKKRPGRDGKMAGLVPVLYVSS, encoded by the exons ATGGCCTCCGGTCAGGATTCCGCCGGGACGACGCTGATGGATCTGATCACATCGGATCCGTCTGCCGTCTCCGCCGGCAATTCGTCAACCGCACCACCGGCTCCTTCATCCACCCTTGGCAAGCCGACAACCACAGAGCGGAAGTTTAAGATGGCTTCCCTGATGCAGATCCAGAATGACACGATCGCCGCAGCCAAAGCCCTCAACCCCGTCAAAGCCATTCCTCAACGACAACATAGGAAG CCTGTTTCATATGCTCAGCTGGCACGTAGCATCCATGAGCTTGCCGCCACATCCGATCAG AAAGTCTCCCAGAAGCAGTTGTTGCATCATGTGTTTCCCAAACTTGCCGTGTACAACTCAGTGGACCCTTCTTTAGCTCCATCTCTCCTCATG CTCCATCAACAATGTGAGGACAGGAACATTTTACGCTATGTTTACTACTATTTGGCTAGAATTTTGTCTGATAATGATGCACATGGATTGAGTCCTGGTGGTGGAATACCCACACCGAATTGGGATGCACTTGCTGACATTGATGCTGTTGGAGGGGTCACCAGGGCAGATGTTGTACCAAGAATTGTAGGCCAACTTACCTCAGAGGCCTCAAACACCGATGTTGAAT TTCATGCACGCAGGCTTGCAGCTTTGAAGGCCCTCACTTCAGCATCTACTAGCAATTCGGAGGTTGTGACCAAGTTATATGAAATTGTGTTTGACATTCTAGAGAAG GTTGGAGAGACAAAGCAAAAACGTAAAAAGGGCATTTTTGGCAAGCAAGGTGGTGACAAGGAG TCTATCGTCCGTAGTAATTTGCAGTATGCAGCTATTAGTGCCTTAAGAAGACTTCCTCTAGATCCCGGTAACCCAGCATTCCTCCATCGGGCTATACAAGG GATTTCATTTGCGGATCCTATTGGTGTAAGACATGGACTAGCAATCATCTCAGACATAGCCACAAGAGATCCATATTCTGTTGCCATGGCCTTGG GAAAGCTTGCACAACCTGGAG GTGCATTGCTGGATGTTCTTCATCTGCATGATGTACTTGCCAGGATTTCCCTTGCTAGGTTATGTCACACATTATCTAGAGCTCGTTCATTGGACG AAAGGCCAGATATTAAATCTCAGTTTGCTTCTATACTGTACCAACTTCTTCTGGATCCTAGTGATAGAGTTTGTTTCGAGGCAATACTATGTATACTGGGAAAATTTGATAATTCAGAAAG gacTGAAGAGAGAGCTGCTGGATGGATTAGATTGACGAGAGAAATCCTCAAGTTACCTGAGGCACCTTCAGTGTCATCAAAGGATAACACTCAGTCCAGAGATGCTCTTCCACCAAAACCGAAGAGCGACAAGCCTGGTTTGAAGTCAAAACGCCCTCAGCCTCTTTTCAAACTTGCAATGAGAAG ATTGGAAAGCTCTTTCAGAAGTTTTTCTCGCCCTGTGCTGCATGCAGCGGCTAGAGTTGTTCAGGAAATGGGAAAGAGCAGGGCCGCAGCTTATGCTTTAGGTGTTGCTGACATAGATGAAGGTTCTCAGCTCTACACATATTCTGACAATGTTGAATCAATGGATTCAGATCTGAATGATGGCTCACAAACAGAAG CTTCCAGAAAGGCATTATCCTTATCTAATGGACCCAGTGGTAAGGATACTATTGCAGGTTTATTAGCTTCGCTCATGGAAGTAGTGCGCACAACTGTTGCATGTGAATGTGTTTATGTTCGAGCCATGGTAATAAAGGCTCTAATCTGGATGCAAAATCCGCATGAATCTTTTGAGGAATTGAAGGACATCATTGCATGTGAGCTCTCTGACCCAGCTTGGCCGTCAACATTACTAAATGAGATTTTACTTACACTGCATGCTCGTTTTAAG GCGACTCCAGACATGGCTGTCACCTTGCTTGAGATAGCCAGAATATTTGCCACAAAAGCCCCTGGAAAAATTGATGCTGATGTGTTGCAGCTGCTATGGAAG ACATGCCTTGTTGGAGCTGGACCAGATGGAAAGCACACAGCATTAGAAGCGGTTACTATTGTGCTTGATCTTCCACCTCCTCAGCCTGGGTCAATGTCTGGACTTACATCTGTAGATAGGGTATCAGCATCTGATCCAAAGGCAGCTCTGGCATTGCAGAGACTAGTGCAGGCTGCA GTGTGGTTTCTTGGGGAAAATGCAAATTATGCTGCATCTGAATATGCTTGGGAATCTGCAACACCTCCTGGTACTGCTTTAATGATGCTAGATGCTGATAAAATGGTCGCTGCTGCTAGTTCTCGGAATCCTACACTTGCTGGTGCACTTACACGACTTCAAAGGTGTGCATTCAGTGGGAGTTGGGAG GTACGAATTGTTGCTGCTCAAGCTCTCATGACCATAGCAATTAGATCAGGAGAACCTTACCGGTTGCAGATATATGAATTTTTACATGCTTTAGCTCAAGGTGGGGTGCAATCTCAATTTTCAGAATTGCAACTTAGTAATGGGGAAGATCAAGGTGCTAGTGGTACTGGTCTTGGATCTTTAATTAGTCCAATGTTAAAGGTTCTTGATGAAATGTACAGGGCACAAGATGATTTGATAAG GGATATGCGTAATCATGATAACAACAAGCAAGAATGGACGGATGAAGAACTCAAGCAACTTTATGAGACACACGAGAAACTTCTTGATCTGGtgtctttgttttgttttgttccaCGAGCAAAATATCTTCCTCTTGGGCCTACAAG TGCCAAGCTCATTGACATTTACCGGAACCGGCATAATATTAGCGCATCAGCGGGATTAAACGACCCAGCTGTAGCTACAGGAATATCTGACCTTGTATATGAATCAAATGCAACGCGTAAAGAGCCTGATTCAATTGATCCTGAATTGGCTATGGCGTGGGCTGCGGGACTTGATGATGGTCTTTTGGGAAGCAATGCTCCAGCAATGGATCGG GTGAATGAATTTCTTGCTGGCGCTGGGACAGATGCACCTGATGTGGATGACGAGAACATTACCTCTCGGCCATCAGTTACTTACAATGACATGTGGGCTAAGGAACTTTTGGAAAGTTATGAAGTGGAG GAAGATGATGCAAGGTCATCGGGGACATCCTCTCCCGAGTCTACTGGCTCTGTTGAAACTTCTATCTCATCCCATTTTAGTGGTGTGAATTACCCATCCTTGTTTAGCTCACGTCCATCTGGCTATGGGATCTCACAACAACCG GAGAGCAAGTCCACGAGCAGGTTTGGTTCAGCATCAGCTTTTGAGCGGCAGGGATCTCCG GTCAGAGAAGAACCTCCATCATACTCAGCATCTGTCATGCAGAGATTTGAATCA TTTGAAAACCCATTAGCTGGCTTTGGTGGTCAGAGTTTTAGTCAACGTGATAGTGAGGAAAGCACCGGGAATCCACAGTTTGGAAAAGCTTTATATGACTTCACTGCAGGTGGTGATGATGAG CTGAGCCTGGATGCTGGAGAAGAGGTTGAGATTGATTATGAGGTTGATGGTTGGTACTAT GTAAAGAAGAAAAGACCGGGGAGAGATGGGAAAATGGCTGGATTGGTTCCAGTTCTCTACGTGAGCTCTTGA
- the LOC120264337 gene encoding uncharacterized protein LOC120264337, giving the protein MMNTLNSILASFPPTTPGFVSSKKLSNNKNKKKKLALCLCNKSDGAEPEKEGDKRKQELLAQIAMLQAQKVRLTNFLDERSAYLTQFGQEAEADFDQIGEKALKDLDDAGERIMEKMDLQMEAFEESSEIIRQEIAKDEKVLEDFEEQIERERNQDLFFKSLSQKAPPGKQAAEVLKPVRETITKNAGSKFRRNIYLGLMTLVFGTIGNYLITYPQVEWKKVAALGLILLGLLVQYIYERSLSTATMEEMENKDNPGEDG; this is encoded by the exons ATGATGAACACCTTGAACTCGATCCTGGCATCTTTCCCTCCCACAACCCCTGGCTTTGTCAGCTCGAAGAAGCTCtccaacaacaagaacaagaagaaaaaattagCTTTGTGCTTGTGTAACAAATCAGACGGCGCTGAACCTGAAAAAGAGGGGGATAAGCGCAAACAGGAGCTGCTTGCCCAGATTGCCATGCTTCAAGCTCAAAAGGTTCGCCTCACCAACTTCCTCGACGAACGCTCTGCTTACCTCACCCAGTTTGGGCAAGAAGCTGAGGCTGATTTCGATCAGATTGGTGAGAAAGCACTCAAGGATCTTGACGATGCTGGTGAGAGG ATAATGGAGAAGATGGATCTCCAGATGGAGGCTTTTGAAGAGTCCTCAGAAATAATAAGACAAGAGATTGCAAAGGACGAAAAGGTTCTGGAGGATTTTGAGGAGCAAATTGAGAGGGAGCGGAATCAAGATCTCTTCTTTAAGAGCCTCTCACAGAAAGCGCCTCCAGGAAAACAAGCAGCAGAAGTGCTGAAGCCTGTTAGGGAAACCATAACAAAGAACGCAGGATCCAAATTTCGGAGAAATATTTATCTTGGTTTGATGACTTTAGTATTTGGCACCATCGGCAATTACCTGATCACTTATCCCCAAGTGGAATGGAAGAAAGTCGCAGCTTTGGGATTGATACTCTTGGGTTTGCTTGTTCAGTACATTTACGAACGAAGCTTGTCAACAGCAACCATGGAGGAAATGGAAAATAAAGATAATCCTGGGGAAGATGGATGA
- the LOC120264548 gene encoding serine/arginine-rich splicing factor SR45a isoform X2: MINCCWLMSYSRRSRYASRSPSPYGDARSGSSSLSRSRSRSPDFSDVENPGNNLYVTGLSSRLTKDELEKHFATEGKVSDVHLVVDPWSRESRGFGFVTMETIEDANRCLKYLDGSVLEGRAITVEKARRRRGRTPTPGRYLGARTFHSRRRSPSDSRCYRSPSYTCERDRSYSPYYRRYRSYSGSRSPYYRRGSVSPVNETSFLLS; this comes from the exons ATGATAAACTGCTGTTGGTTG aTGTCTTACTCGAGGAGGTCAAG GTATGCATCACGCTCCCCTTCCCCTTATGGAGATGCTAGATCTGGCTCTAGCTCTTTGTCCAGATCTCGCTCCAG GAGCCCAGATTTCAGTGATGTTGAAAATCCTGGAAATAACTTGTATGTGACAGGGTTGTCTTCTCGCCTTACAAAGGATGAACTAGAGAAGCATTTTGCCACTGAAGGAAAG GTGAGTGATGTACATCTTGTGGTGGATCCATGGTCAAGAGAGTCCCGTGGCTTTGGATTTGTTACCATGGAGACAATTGAAGATGCAAATCGCTGCCTCAAGTATCTTGATGGTTCTGTGCTTGAAGGTCGGGCTATCACTGTCGAAAAG GCTAGGAGGAGACGTGGTCGAACGCCCACTCCAGGCAGATATCTTGGTGCGAGGACCTTCCATT CTCGACGTCGGTCTCCAAGTGATTCGCGCTGTTACAGATCACCAAGCTATACATGTGAGAGAGATAGATCCTACTCCCCGTACTATAGGCGGTACAGGTCATACTCAGGGTCAAGATCACCATACTACAGGCGTGGCAGTGTCTCACCTGTCAATGAGACATCGTTCTTACTCTCGTGA
- the LOC120264546 gene encoding probable anion transporter 3, chloroplastic isoform X1, protein MLSFSCPRSTPWWPSPLCSLPSACSQLSTPLISCRKDQNLHESCCQLRAPCPVRASSNDASESLFPQSELQSPSFLEFITSERVKVVSMLGLALALCNADRVVMSVAIVPLSLAHSWTQSFSGIVQSSFLWGYLMSPIVGGALVDYYGGKLVMAWGVTLWSMATFLTPWAAETSLWALLAMRILLGAAEGVALPSMNNMISRWFPKTERSRAVGIGMAGFHLGSAIGLLISPIIMARAGIFGPFVIFGLFGFLWVLVWLSATSSSPDRHPQISNYELHYIINNRTTPLPQEKEFGKSRVIPPFKKLLSKMPTWALISANAMHSWGYFVMLSWMPIYFNTIFRVDLRQAAWFSALPWAMMAILGYAAGTISDMLIRSGVTVTYTRKVMQSIGFVGPGIALLGLNVAKDPSVASAWLTAAVGLSSFSHSGFLVNLQEIAPNFAGVLHGMSNTAGTLAAIVGTIGAGFFVEKMGSFQGFLVLTSLLYMACALFWNLFATGEQVNFDNEINT, encoded by the exons ATGCTCTCCTTTTCCTGTCCACGGAGTACGCCATGGTGGCCTTCACCCCTTTGTTCCCTTCCTTCTGCTTGCTCTCAATTATCAACACCACTCATTAGTTGCCGAAAAGATCAAAATCTCCATGAAAGTTGCTGCCAGCTTCGTGCTCCATGTCCGGTTAGGGCTTCTTCAAACGATGCTTCCGAATCTCTCTTTCCCCAGAGTGAATTGCAGAGCCCGAGCTTCTTAGAGTTCATCACGTCAGAGAGAGTGAAAGTGGTCTCCATGCTAGGCCTGGCTCTCGCCCTTTGTAATGCCGATCGTGTGGTCATGTCTGTAGCCATTGTTCCCCTTTCACTGGCTCATTCCTGGACCCAGTCTTTCTCTGGGATCGTTCAG TCATCCTTCttatgggggtatttgatgTCGCCCATAGTTGGAGGGGCTTTGGTGGATTACTATGGTGGTAAGCTGGTCATGGCATGGGGCGTTACCCTGTGGTCGATGGCCACATTCCTTACTCCTTGGGCTGCGGAGACTTCTTTATGGGCTCTTCTTGCTATGAGAATCCTTCTTGGTGCTGCTGAAGGAGTTGCACTCCCTAGCATGAACAACATGATCTCAAG ATGGTTTCCTAAAACAGAACGATCTAGGGCTGTTGGAATTGGTATGGCTGGATTTCACCTTGGCAGTGCGATTGGACTTTTGATATCACCCATCATCATGGCAAGGGCTGGAATATTTGGACCTTTTGTGATATTTGGGTTATTTGGGTTTCTTTGGGTGCTGGTATGGCTCTCTGCGACATCAAGCAGTCCTGATAGGCATCCACAAATATCCAATTATGAGTTGCACTATATCATCAACAACCGGACGACACCATTGCCTCAGGAAAAAGAATTTGGAAAATCCAGAGTAATCCCTCCTTTTAAGAAATTGCTCTCCAAGATGCCAACATGGGCTTTGATTTCTGCAAATGCTATGCACAGCTGG GGATACTTTGTAATGCTTTCCTGGATGCCTATCTACTTCAACACG ATTTTTCGTGTAGACCTCAGACAAGCTGCATGGTTTAGTGCACTTCCATGGGCTATGATGGCAATTTTAGGGTATGCTGCTGGCACTATATCAGACATGTTAATACGAAGTGGTGTTACGGTTACATATACACGGAAAGTCATGCag TCGATTGGATTTGTTGGCCCTGGGATTGCACTTCTTGGTCTTAATGTAGCTAAGGACCCTTCTGTGGCTTCAGCTTGGCTTACAGCAGCTGTTGGATTAAGTTCTTTTAGCCATTCTGGCTTTTTGGTGAACCTTCAG GAGATAGCACCCAATTTTGCTGGCGTCCTGCATG GAATGTCAAACACTGCTGGAACATTGGCTGCAATAGTTGGAACCATTGGAGCGGGTTTTTTTGTGGAGAAAATGGGTTCCTTTCAGGGTTTCTTAGTGCTCACCTCTCTGTTATATATGGCCTGTGCTCTCTTTTGGAACCTATTCGCCACTGGAGAGCAAGTTAATTTTGATAATGAGATTAATACATGA